In the Xanthobacteraceae bacterium genome, TCGCGATGATAGGGGCTGATGTTCTGGAAGAAGCGCCGCGCCGTGCCGAGCGTCCGCACGCGCCGTTCCAGATAGGCGGCATGGACACCATCGCCCGCGCGATAGATGTCGCAGCACTCGATCCGCTCGTGCGATTGCACCAACGTGTTCTCAAGCCCGGCAACGATGCCGCAGGCTGCCGCCGCGAAGCGCGAGTCGCGGGTTGCCCGCGGAAACTTTCCGCTCTCGCAGCGGAGGAAAGTAATTCCCGGCCGCTCCCGCCATTCGCGCGCGATCAGAGAGATGCGCGCGCCATGCGAAGCCAGCGCCGCGATGGTGCGGTCGAGGATCAGTTCCGCGCCGCCGGAATGCGAAAACTGCTGCCGCACGAAGGCGACGGAAGGCGGCACGCGAGGGGTGCTTGGCGGTGTTGGCGTGGACATGGTTTTGCTGAATCGAGGCGGCGACCTATAGCGGCTTTCTGCGCGCCCTGCCATCTGTTATCGCTGCTGGCGTTCCCGTTGTTCCAGCCGTTCCCCATGCCGCGCTTGTCCCTAATTGTGATTACCAAGAACGAGGAAGCCAATATCCGGCGCTGCCTCGCTTCCGTTCCGTTCGCGGACGAGATCGTGGTGGTGGATAGCGCCAGCACGGACCGCACGGTCGAGGTCGCGCGTTCGCTCGGCGCCAAGGTGCTGCAACCGGAAGACTGGCCGGGCTTCGGCCCGCAGAAGCAGCGCGCGCTCGACCATGCGAGCGGCAAATGGATTCTTTCGCTCGATGCAGACGAATGGATCGGCCCCGAACTGGCGGAAGAAATCCGCGCGGTTATCGCGAACCCAAAAAGTGCCGATGCCTGGCGGATGCCGCGGCGAAACCGTTTCTGCGGCGAGATTGTCCGCCATGGCGGCTGGTGGCCGGATCATGTGCTGCGGCTATTCCGCAAATCGAAGGCGCGCTTCAGCGAGGACCGCGTGCATGAAAGCGTGATTGCGGATGGCGCGGTTGCAACACTGAAAAATCCTATCGAGCACGACACCATCGTCAGCCTCGAAGACGCGCGCGAGAAGGCCGCGCGTTACGGTGCGATTGCTGCCCGCCAGCTCGCGGAACGGGGCAGACAGGGTTCGGCCGCGAAGGCGGCGCTCCGTGCAGCCGCGGCTTACCTTCGCGCGTTTGTTTTCCGCCTCGGTTTTCTTGAAGGCCGTCTCGGCCATCGGGTCGCGCGCTATCAGGCGGCCTACACATATAAAAAGTGGTCCGGCGCCGCATAAAGCCTGCGCTGCACCATTCCATCGTTAACGCAACCTTAATTGCGGGACGCTTTACTACAGGCTGCGGATTTGTAGCCGGAAGCGTTGCGTGCGTCAGAGCAAAACATGGTGGGGAGCAGTCGTGCTCGGCGGCGTTGCGGCTGCCTGCGTGCCGATTCTGTCGGTCGAATATTCCCTGCAAACCTATGTCGAGCGGAGCGCGCGCGCGAAACTGGAGTCGCTTGCGCGCAGTTCGCTGAGTCTCGCCGAACTCCGCCTCGAGAGCGCGATGGCGTCGCTTGTCGATCTCGCCGCTTCCGGCGCGAACGACTGCAGCCAGAAATCTCTGGATCTGATGCGGCGTGCCACCGCCGGTTCCACGCCGATCAAGGAAATCTCGATCCTCGATGACAGCGGCGTCACGTTGTGCACGAACTTCGGTGAGGGCGTGGAGCCGCGTGCTGTCTCGCGCGAACTGCCGCTGGCTGATCGCCGCTTCGAACTGGCAATGGTACGCTTCCGCGACCGCAATGATCGCGCTGTCCGCCTGCGCTTCGACCGCAAGGATGCGAAGCCGCTCGGCGCACTGGTGCCGTCCGAATTCCTGCTGCCTGATACCTATGAAGGCGACTATCAGGGCGGCCGCAGCTTGCGACTGTACCTCGACCGCTCCGAAGTGATCGCAGCGCGTCCGGCTGGCGACGAAGGCCTCAGCGCAGACGATACGCGCATGATCGGTTTTCACATCCGCTCGGATCGCTTTCCGGTTTCGGTGAGCGCGGAACGCACGCGCGCTACCCTGAGCGAGGAATACAGCGACCTCCTGATGATCGGGCGTCTTTGCTCGGCGTTGATCACGATTCTGACCTTTGCGCTTGGCGCGCTTTATGTGCGGCGTAATCGGAATGATCCGCTAGTGCAGTTCCGCGAGGCAATCGACCGCGGTGAAGTGATCCCGTACTATCAGCCGACCGTCGACATTCAGTCCGGTAAGGTCGTCGGCGCGGAAGTGCTGGCGCGCTGGCGGCGCGCCGATGGCACGATGGTTTCTCCCGCCAACTTCATTCCGCTCGCGGAACGATCCGGGCTGATCTACCCGATGACGCGCGCACTGATGAAATGTGCGAAGGAGGAGATGGAGCAGTCCCACTCCACCCGTCCGCACCTGAATCTCGCGTTCAATCTCTATGCCGGGCATT is a window encoding:
- a CDS encoding glycosyltransferase family 2 protein, giving the protein MPRLSLIVITKNEEANIRRCLASVPFADEIVVVDSASTDRTVEVARSLGAKVLQPEDWPGFGPQKQRALDHASGKWILSLDADEWIGPELAEEIRAVIANPKSADAWRMPRRNRFCGEIVRHGGWWPDHVLRLFRKSKARFSEDRVHESVIADGAVATLKNPIEHDTIVSLEDAREKAARYGAIAARQLAERGRQGSAAKAALRAAAAYLRAFVFRLGFLEGRLGHRVARYQAAYTYKKWSGAA
- a CDS encoding EAL domain-containing protein, producing the protein MRQSKTWWGAVVLGGVAAACVPILSVEYSLQTYVERSARAKLESLARSSLSLAELRLESAMASLVDLAASGANDCSQKSLDLMRRATAGSTPIKEISILDDSGVTLCTNFGEGVEPRAVSRELPLADRRFELAMVRFRDRNDRAVRLRFDRKDAKPLGALVPSEFLLPDTYEGDYQGGRSLRLYLDRSEVIAARPAGDEGLSADDTRMIGFHIRSDRFPVSVSAERTRATLSEEYSDLLMIGRLCSALITILTFALGALYVRRNRNDPLVQFREAIDRGEVIPYYQPTVDIQSGKVVGAEVLARWRRADGTMVSPANFIPLAERSGLIYPMTRALMKCAKEEMEQSHSTRPHLNLAFNLYAGHFKDETILADLKSIFGSSKMSLKQIVLEVTEREPLPDLDHARKIIEKIQATGIRVAIDDVGTGHGGLSYLMKLGVDAIKIDKMFIDAISTERHSHTIIETLLELARTMKMEVIAEGVENFEQVEYLQKKGVHLAQGYVFAPPLPASSYLALVEAMDGAARKQTGDEQKAASAA